The Dreissena polymorpha isolate Duluth1 chromosome 4, UMN_Dpol_1.0, whole genome shotgun sequence region CTCTCTATGTCGTGCCACCAAcaatcaaggaccacaatggaaataagggatattgctcttttttgtgtaatccttggcgtTTGTGTGCATGCCATtctatgcatgtacttttcaattatgattgtttttacttcatattgttttatgtacatgttgtttcaatgcattgtgagtatgtatgctatctccgaaataaatctatctatctatctatctatgacCAGTTCTCAACAAAACATGTCACTTTCATTCAGGTAGGAACATATTAATGCATCTGcatgataaacattttaagcATATTAAAGACATTACAAACTCTGTGTTGTATTTACTATGTATGGAGAGGATATCAaatgtcattcaaaacaaaatttCATTATAGGATTAAAACTCAAGTCAGTATAAAACTCAAGTCAGTAAAACAGTTACTATTCTGTCCAAACAGTATAACGTTTAGGTGCAACAAAGGTTCATATTGTACTATCCACTTATACCGTTTTACTGCTACATGTAAGTTTTATAAAGTGTTTTACCACTTAATAGATTTTCTAATAGTGACATCTTTCTAACACAGtaatgtgtgtgtttgtgaaacGAAAAAAAACATCTAATTGATTAAATGAAGATTATAGCTTACAAACATAGCTTATTGTATATGGTTGAATTGAGTTCTGTATGCATAAGGATTTTGTTTGTGTTGACACAACATCCTATATGTACAGCATACTTGCATATTACAGACCTTATAAACTTTGATGGTGAACTGCAACACTTCCCCATTTTTTATTGCCTCTGGGACGGTGACTCGGAACGGAGGATTGAATGGGACAAACGGCAGCCTGGTAGGGGAGGAATCAGGGGAGCTCAAGTCAACATCATCATCTGGTTTATCAGGACTGCTGGTAGCATCTTCCTGGAAATTATCATATGTAGAAATCCATGATTCCAAGTTGGTTCCAGAAATCCATTTATTATAACAATCAATTCACTTTGGagctttttttcttcaaatgacCCATGTCATGCAGAAATGTGTCTGATGCCATATGCAGCCAATGAAGCTTTAAATCAGCCTGTGCAATCGTGCAGTCTGGTTtaaggagctacgctgtccacACTTAAGTCACACAATATTTTGCTGTCTCATTAGCACCTTATGACCAGAATGTGCAATAGTGCAGGCTGATCTAGAGCTATACAGGCTGCAAATGGCATAAAACCCTTTTTCACAAATTTTTGGTCAAGTTATGTTTGTTTGCTTGACTTGATAAGACATTGAAGACATGGTGAATCTAAAACGATTACTAACTTACAGTCATGCTGCTGGTATGATTTAAACTGACGTTTACCTTTTTCAAAATAGTCAGTTATAATGTATCGTTTTTATAACAATAGTCACGGGACAGGTAAGTCGATGAAAATTATGGGGGCGTGTCCTGTCTTTAGTATGGAAGAACAACCTCGGTGTATCACAGGAACATAATAATTTTAGACAAACTACTAtaagaacattattataaaatgatgATGGTAATCGAATTTGAACTTGTTTAATGATAAATGCAAAGAAAATGTTACCATCTTCACGTTTTTCTCGCAATGATTTTGGTATGAAAGCGTCTGCTAATCTGTTGTGTTTTGTTCAGTGTACTGTAGGGTAACGTTTATGTGTGCACAATTTGATGACGTTTTGTGGTTTCCTGATTCTTTATCAaggaaataataatacatgtattgatgtAATAACTGTTGTGCTGATTAGTCATTAAGTACACGGTTTCTTTCATTAACAACACATTATCAAAATGCCTTGGTTTGGACAAGGTGGAAAGAAAGGAAAGTCAGGAAATACTGAATTGCAGTTGCAGAGATCAAAACAGATCGAAGCCCTCAGAAGAGGAAATTTGGGGTATTTTTACTTCTTAACAATGTTTATTATCAACAGATTGATGTTTAAAAGTCGCATATCAGGgggttttatctgattttggggaaagggcctggccttttttgaggggaaaaaaatcgcgcaaaacgccagattttggacgtgcgaaacgccagattttgggggaaaaaatcacacgaaacgccggattttggggaaaataaggaaagtcttaaataatcaattaagcatattttactgtttttaaaacaaattcaaggaaacagaaaatttaattatgcaatatttttcttttttctacactggatctggttaacttatatatttaaaggtttaaaaaaaaataaaaaatttttttttttttttttttttggaggggaaaatgaaatctaggggaaaatttaccagctgaggggaacaaaaaatcggaggggaaaagGGCCGAtgatcggcgggtcacaaagaaggaaaaaaaaacctgcatatcccttaaaaatgaaatatatgtagTAGTATTTTATACATTCAAAAGTGTTGTCTTATTTCACTAGATTGCACTGTCTTTTTCAGAGCTCAAGATAAGGGCCGTAGAGCCATAAATAcagctttttcatgaaggtttacgcatttatttttatcaactggacgtacaattacgactttaatatccctttcacatttacaaaaaaatctggccgtactgaTACGTCCGcatcagcgcggcgtgatttgttggtctctaacctaattgcgcttttcgttaatttaaattaccgaaaagttgtagactgggttcggtattattgtctattctgtcgcgtgatttccggTAACTAgtaaacccgtcaaaaacaatatgtctgcttGCTGGTAAGGCCGGCTTTACCgaaagcagtttaaaaaacacaatgttgtcatataatggctacaaaCGGCCATCTAACCATCCTTACATTCGTTATGttaacccagaaaaagacatcgTCGACCCGATATTAATCCATACATGCCATATGTCCGGGATCGTCAgggattgtcccggaaatgaaggacatgtcccgcagtcccggaaatctgtcaaatgtcccggattttacaaaatccatatatacatgtaccttatcttatgcttaactgcacctcgagtcggtgttcccactaatccgcagcgtCTCCATGATAATGCCTATCCGAATAGGTGACTACGCTAcctgtcaaaatcgatcaattaacaggggtcctgttatcatatcgattgtcttacgctcgcagtcaaaccgaaaaggcggcattgtttaatgtggttgtttaTTGGCTTTAATATACTATGTTATAATTTTcctctgcgtaagggcaaaggagttgTTCACACATGAAGATTcttgcggttgtgaattagtcatgcgtgaataaccctgtGTCACTATCAATCTATAGTTTGAGTGGCTTTGGTATGCACACAAATCGGTCCGTATTGTGtattcctccacgataaaatcgtggaccgttacttcggagacttttgatgaaattCAAAACATTGATGTTGTccttgtggaaattgtgcatttcatgcatagttgagttacAGTTTGTATATGAAAACATTTATGTTTAtgcaatattaaatttaaaaaaaacaaaaaaaccaaaaaacaaagTGTAActttatcgtctttaagataattatttattgaaacaattattgtaacatatactaattaaacaaaatgcgaatcgcctATTAGGCAGATATattatacgatttaacgttgctaggCGCACCTGCCGCTTACATCATTTCcacgaaaataaattgtgactagGCAAACATGGCAAAAAaagatcgaattaacgatggagatcatacacttagaaaagattaatgaaatgcctgtgataatcaacgatgcataaaattgatttagatgctaacaacatatttattagtaatgtactcaatttacgatgtgaaaaaaatgcgtgccataaatgcatatatgtctatatatatatatatatatatatatatatatatatatatatatatatatatatatatatatatatatatatatcgctatatgtatacatgtcccggaaaatcggcaaaagtcccggaagATTTAGCTCAATGTCCctgaattggtctgaaaatttatggcttGTATGATTAATCGATTTGATTTCATCGAAGGCTATGCCAactttgttgacatttaactgcTAAAACAATGATTCTTTTGAGATGGTTGCCATTAGTgctcatttacttagcttacttgttggcttgtgttttcttgtcaagaaaaatgaagaaatagtatttagtcatgagttttaatgtgtagttgtatttgcatcattattcagaatggaaaacctaataaagtaactgttttagaagcttaatatatttattataattgctgcaaatgtttctgtaaagtcagttatacaccatAGTACTCTACTAcccacgggtagtacagtactacctgtatttttggatatggtagtacaggtactaattgattttcagcgttactccttttctttctgtcagtggcagtaacgttacttatttcacaaatccgtatctggagctctgctttttattttaagatcatgttaaattgtttacattttttatgatACACTATTTTCGTATCCCAATCCAATATACAGTTTGGTCGCCAATACCTGGTCTTTCCCAGAAGCTGATAATTTTTCGGAGACGATCATTCTATTACTCTAACCCCTATAAAAATTACTGATCAAACTGTCGTTTCAACGAgcataagtattttttttcatgaaatttatattttcttttctcAAAGATGACCTAGTTCTTTTTCTGTTGTAGatttcatataaacatatatgcTCCGTGTTTACAAAGTGAGCCGGTAATGAGAATTTGAAGAAACGCGTACCGttaattttatttgaactttTTATCAAAATCCTATTGTCATTCAAAAGGTAAGTTATTAAGgaatacattaacataaaatttatCACTTAAGCTGCTGTTTTTTACATGCACCTTTTGAAACCCAAGTGAAGTCGCAAGTAGCAAATCGCGTTAGGCAATATGGCTGGAAAACTTAATGAATTAAGGGGAAATCTcgttttaaatgtcataattgtatttttacaattaatttgtatGGTTTTAGTGTTGAATGCTTACATTGTTCCGGTTCTTATCAAATTTAAAATACAGGATTAGAAAATATGGCAAATTATAAGAGCATATTGAtggaaaaaatattgtataaattcaTGCATTGAACACAagttatttttcatcatttataattttcaggaaaTTGGTTCAATACCAAAATAGGTTTACAAAACTGGATCAATTTGTCATGTTATTTAATCATTATTCAACTTTCAGttcatttacataataaaataaaaacgtatttaaaagtaaattacaagaaaataaGCTTAAAGAATAAACAATAATAGAACAATCAAAAAATTAATTATggaaattattatacaaaaatgttatgTTAAACAATGTATGCTTTAATAAAGAAATTGGTATTGTCATGCTTTTTGGCTTTCAGTCATCCAAGAGTGGTACTTTCAAAAATGAGGCTACGACCAGTACTTTTTCTTCTGGGAAGACAACTTCTGCATCTAAACTTCTGTTAAAAAACTCTGTTATCAAAGGATATCATGTTTTCCAAAGTGGTCTCATCTAAACATTCTCTCTTAAGCAGTTAATGATTGATCAGGAGTACACAAATACACATGATGACATAGCTTGTCTCGTTCGGATCACACCATTAGAATCCTTTCCTAAGGATCTTCATTAATAGGTTactaatgaaaaaaacaaacaaaatgtgaaGTTATGTAGCAGGTTTGGCCATGTCACAAAATGTATCAATGACTTTTTTGTTACGTAATGCTTCATAGTGGCAAGATATTTGCTGAAATTACAGGAGACCCAGTGACCAGTTTTTCCTTGTGGCCAGCTAATGATCAAGAAGGTGGTGGAATTTTGTCTTGCAATGTGATTGTGTTTTAAAAGATATTGATCTTGATGTGTACAGGCACTCTTGATTGATACTATGGAAGGCAAATGCATGAAAATTGAGAAGGAACATTAAAATTTCATTACTctattgtaacattttatttatctATGCAGATTTAATGTCTGTGCTCAAAAACAGTGTGCAGCTTTGTTTAAAGtttatagtaatattttttattggataACTAAATCCTATGCTTTTATTATGTTAATTACACATACTGATGTAAAACAACAGATTGTCAATGGCTGAAAAACAACAGCTTGTCACTACATGTATGTTTGAATGCCgattttaatgtttattgaagGCAAAAAGGTAATACTAATGCTGTGATCAATGTATTGTAATATGAATTATTAGCCTGCAACACGGTATTATTTTGTGGTGCTAAAAGAATAATCATTAtatccccattaccattggtaattggGGCTATATaagagtcactttgttggtctgtcccaaaaatttcatttgatctttaccaaacttggtcagaagttgtatctagatgatgtctaggtcaagtttgaatatgggtcatgccgggtcaaaaactatgtcactgggtaacttagtgcgttttaaatggaaagtttgtccggaccataactatgtcatttatcgttacaTTTGTTCATGATCATGGGACGGTGCGTCGTGCGAAagaagtacgttgatatctccaaggtcaaggtcacacttggagttcaagggtcaaatgcttgtccgggccataaccatGTATATTATTGTCACGATAATGCTATGGCGCCTAAATACATGCATTGTGAGAATTGCTAACCTGCAAGAATACCTGATTTGTGTACTCTATTTTTATTAGTTATTAAAAGCAACCAAGTTTTTCTGGTTAAACTTGACATGTAAAACATTAACCAGTACTGGCATTggctattttaataaaaaataagattTAGTTTGAACATTTTATCCTCTTAAATCATTAATCAGTTTATTGTTTCATAAACCATATGCtttattgtcctctaccggtgaaaccggaggggacttatagtttgcgctctgtgtgtccgtcagtctgtcacacttttctggatcctgcggtgactttaaaagttcttcatactttttcatgaaacttgaaacaatgatagatggcaatatggagaatatgcatgtcatttcattttgttcctacatcaaaaattcttgttactatggcaacaaataaaaaaaaatctgacaattggagttgagtttcactggtaggggaccatattgcttgacaatagtcttgttttaatatGGAAGACACATTTGattatattatgtattgttttatagGGTTGTGGAAACATTAAGAGATGCAGAGTACAGAATAACAATTCAAATTGGCACAAATAATGTCACATTAATAATGTAAGTATTGTGtcatattgattttaattatgatcAATAAATGTTTGTTTCATGAAGAAAAATGTCCCTTGTTAAGGTTTGAAAACTGTTACAATCTATAAACACAGTAACCCTAAAttgaaatgaatgtaaaaattgTATCCGTTTTTAAAATGCTTACTACTTAACTATGCATATGCATGTACAAGCTTCAGAAAAGTGTTTTAAATGGTAACATTTATTGTTCACTTAATTCTGTTTTAACTTAAACACGAATTTATTACTTAAATATTAATGTTGGAGTGCATTCTGTATGAATTGTATGACTTTACAGAAAGCTGCCACCACAGTTTCCTCAGGACAGACCCTGTGTTGAAGTGTCCCCTCCTGTCAGGCACCCATGGGTGGACACCAACTCAGTGGTTGTTAACTGTCCAAGTATTAATGGAGTAAGTAAAGTATTgttgttagaaaaaaaaattcccatgaGTATGTTGACTGTAAAGGTATGCAGAGgtatatgtttgtattatataatcatttttttatgTAACCATATTAGATGTTGCCTTTGTTGTTGTTTCGCCATGCTGAACATGTatcttaattgtatttaaattgatgcacttaaaaaaattgaaaatgatataataaatcaatatttaattcagtttgttttcaattatcaatttaaaaaaaatctgagaataaaaaataaatttaataactttTTCAGTTTTCGGTTCACTCTAGTTTGTTGAGCGCTGTTCAGAGTGTTATGGAAGAATTTACCAAAAATCCACCAGTTCTTGTGGGTTCAACAGCATAGTAAGagtttgatatttatatattaaagtggtgaattattttcaaaatgtattcctttttaaaatttgtaatttGCATAAATGTCAGCTAAAATTTATTAATCTTATGTCtgactattgctttcatacaagtaatgtaaaaaatcatttgtattgtatttatataataaattatgggACTTCATTTGAAACTTTTCATAGTCAGTCAACAAGTCGAGGCTATCCATCACTCTATCCAACCAATAACATCTTCAGTAATCTCTACCCTCCAATGACAACATATAGTGGTTTGTCATCCACCACTTCGGATACTGTCAATAGTCAGGTAGAAGTTGAATTACGTAACAGATTTTCTCTTCATGTAATATTTGAAGCTATTTAGTTTTTGTCTTTCCGTTgagtataaaaatgatttcagatgTGGTCTGCAATGAATGAAGCATTAAAATCAGTTACTttgagaatttttttttgaaaataattcttatggttatctattataaaaatgtagaatcaatattgtaaataaacattttatagtAATGTCTACAGTCTGTGTTTTAATATATGatcatattacatgtattaatatatttttgattGATGTGATGATGCCTTCATTCAATTATAAGTATGGATTTTgaagaaatgcattttatactgATGTTTGTAGTTCTTGTTGTAATGTTTGCTAGCTTTGATGATTCATACAATAGTGTTGaagtaagtgttttttttattctgataAACTTGTTTCAGTCTGACCATACCACATCTCTGTCCTGCACAGACACAGACCATCCGCTGCTGCAGGACTTCAGTCAGTTGAATATAGCGGAAACATTCCCAGATCTGAAAAACAAAAGGTATTGTTCCGGAAAGTAGTTCATTGTTGTGGTttcctttatatttttttaaatacaatactttAAATGATACTGACTGACATAATGAGTTCTTGTGCTCCTGAAAGTGATCGATTGCCCATTGTTACAAGGGTTTATTTTCAGCAAGTTCAGATCAACAAATCGGTATGGAAATATATGAAGTTTTGCATTTACCTTACCTTTATTTAGATCTATAATGAGTTACAGCTTACATTAGCATACCTCATGTACATTTGGAGGATTTCACTCTTCAGCATAATTACATATGTACTTGAAAGCTTCAGTATGTGCTGATTGGTTGATGCTTGCTTTTGAGTCTTCTTGACTTGCATTGCGAGTCCCAGATcttgtattatttcttctgcAAGCATTATGGTACATTGCTTCATGGGAAATAACGTTTTGATTCTGAACTTCACAAAGTATCTGTTTATCAAACTTTTGTATTTGAGCTCTGATAGCTTAATTGATTCTTCAGcacattttgtaaaacatttagttaaattttgattaaaaaatgaaACTATTGACTGGAAACAGAACAGAGCTATTGTTAGCATCTAAGGATATACGCCTGTACTTTGATGTAGAGGGctgattgtcatcatcatcaggtATTGAATGTACCCGCTTTGGAACTTGACTTGGATTGGTGAACAGCTGGTAACTTCACCTGTGTAttccatgtttttcaaaatcCAATTGTGCTGGTAGATTACTACTAAAGTGTTCTGGTCTATGTTTTGAGGATTTGTATGTTgacctttttttatttattttttttattgaaatttttattgaacattttcGTAACTGAAAGTCAAATAAAGAATTAGATtgtacatgtagcaaggatttcatttgttctagtagaattactcttctgactgtatataatttactcacaagattaattatatatagaaaacaactttttattatgttattgtatattttttaaatagtattttattttagtaatttcgcaaaagactcacagtattgtcaaaataaaacggTGTTAACTTTTGCACaaaaatataggatctggcacgagttgtcttatcataccatattttattaaacgaattaatgaattttgttagtaagcgagcctttggcgagcttacttatgaatttcctggacgagtttaataaaatatggtatgatatgacaacgagtgtcagatcttttttatcacatgcttttaaatgagtaaattaaataaatatttacgcaaacataatgataaatcccgaatgttgtttacatttggtgacgtcatttgacgttgcaacgtcatttcagcaaaataacaaaatgcgattggtcaataaacgaaaactaagccaattaaTACGCTTAAAgataatattacacatgtgtaagataaaaatatatgtaatggttatattacatgggaaacaggttATGGCATGTGATAATATTGTGTTCCTCCCTTATTTGCAGtctaagttcaaatgaaaattgctATGGAAtctgttgtctgtattatttcaagGAAACAGCAATGACAATTTCTTGGAttaacagagagagctatataaatgtgaacatacatgtaataataacccttggaacaaatatatAGTGCCAATAGAGCAAATATATCAACACAGCCTGAGGTGTGATACATTTACTTGCATTCCCAGCAGTAAAAACCCTGCAGTATGAAAAccttacagttgatagaacatcatatttcggcttaATTTTAACtcaattttgaaaaatacattaagatgtatttctgatttaccAAAAGTGATCAAATAAATAAGAAATCAATTCCACTTACCTTTTCATGgcattttgaaagtcaaaactttggttacgtctgtagaaattcaataaaatgaacggatccaaacaaagggacgtaactttttgtaaaaaatagttGATATTAACAATTTTTGTGTTATCAAAGATACACTATGTAGGTAGCTTTGTCATTCACAATGTCTAAATTCGATAGAATAGGCTGGggcaacaatatttatttaaaagaataaataGCAGTAGTATTGCAAATTGAAAAGAGTAAAAAGGCAAAGTAAGGGCTATGCGtttcaaagtcccataactctgtaAAGCCCCAACAGGATTTTGCAAACTTTTGCCAGGGAATGCCAACTACCCAGAGGGTTCAGAAAAACATAGCCTTGAAAATTTAAATTTCCcctggggagggggggggagcaGGGTCATAATGCAGCTCAAGGTCTAATAGTAAGGAAGCATCAGTATTGGTCTCACACTAAAATGGTTTGAtgtttcttattcatttattgaTATGTATTATAATTTAACAGTCAAATGAAGAATATCCACTATTTTAGCCATagtctaggaaaactgggcttaatgcttttctgttaagtattgtcccagattagttcAGTCTTCAAATCAGGGACTTGccgcttttattgaaattttcatttaaaggaagtctcttctaaataaaaattcagtctaggtaaaaagtgttgtcccagattagcccgttattagcagaggctaatcagggacaccactttacatttagccccattttccaagattGAGGTTCATTTGTTACAATATTTCCCGGCAGCAACCATGACCTGCTTGAGCTGATGAATGAGGAGGACCTGGTGTTGGACCTCATCCATGGCCTGCCAGAGGTTACACAGGTCGTGGAAAGGCGTGACGAGATGGCACGCAGGTGTACGCAGCTCGCAAGTATGTCCCCACAGGCACCATGGGTACCAGGCAGATATTCTGTTTAACCTTTTTTCCCCGtaaaaagcaaagtgaaagtAACTTGCAGGCTTTTCGGGTGTTGTgcttttgctgctcatcagtatcttagcgAAGTCTATAATTTAATCtataatttaatttgatatacttggggactacaaatgagtcaaaatgcttattttagtggtaaaaggttacATTTAGGTGATGAGTCAAAAtgcttatctaagtggtaaatggttacaTTTAGGTGATGAGTCAAAAtgcttatctaagtggtaaatggttacaTTTAGGCGATGAGTCAAAAtgcttatctaagtggtaaatggttacaTTTAGGTGATGAGTCAAAAtgcttatctaagtggtaaagggttacattTAGGTGTGAGGTCATTGGTCCGTTCCAAATGGAATTTTTTACAGTACAAACAAGATCtttaaaattatcattattatacattatagaATATGATTATACATTCAgctattttatataaacacaaaaaGAGAATTCAAGGTAAGTGTTGAATTAGATAAGTTTATTAAGCAGGGAATATACAACTTGAACCACTTGGATAATGATTTTTAAAACATGCTGCATGTGAAGATTTTAAGAAGATTTTAAAAACTACAGTTAATAATGTGCATCTGATTTGCTGAAAAATTGAAGTTGTTATCTTACACTGAACagtattaaatgaaaaatactttttatgGCAAGTGCAGCTGTGATTATAAAATGAACCAACATTTGTTGTACATGGTTGCTTGTTGTCTTTTGCAGAAGAAAACCTTGCTATGAAACCTGTGATAGAAGACCTTAAGAGCCAGCTGCAAGAAAAGGTAAACTTTTTATATTCAAGTACATACAAATTGTATTAGTGAGcacaatatatttgaaaaatgaatCATTTGTGGTTTTCTAACAaatcatgtaaataataaaaaaattgctAGTAAGGCTTGTGTTAAATGTGTTAATagatatttttcagttttaacaCTGG contains the following coding sequences:
- the LOC127878165 gene encoding vacuolar protein sorting-associated protein 37A-like isoform X4, whose translation is MYRGVVETLRDAEYRITIQIGTNNVTLIIKLPPQFPQDRPCVEVSPPVRHPWVDTNSVVVNCPSINGFSVHSSLLSAVQSVMEEFTKNPPVLVGSTAYQSTSRGYPSLYPTNNIFSNLYPPMTTYSGLSSTTSDTVNSQSDHTTSLSCTDTDHPLLQDFSQLNIAETFPDLKNKSKFRSTNRNHDLLELMNEEDLVLDLIHGLPEVTQVVERRDEMARRCTQLAKENLAMKPVIEDLKSQLQEKYLELTRVQSEFESHQEEQVRLLEQFDPSVIHNNLKVAILEAEEESDSVYHDFVERRIDIETFTAMFVEKRTLYHSRRAKEDKMSHLLHKGF
- the LOC127878165 gene encoding vacuolar protein sorting-associated protein 37A-like isoform X2 translates to MPWFGQGGKKGKSGNTELQLQRSKQIEALRRGNLGVVETLRDAEYRITIQIGTNNVTLIIKLPPQFPQDRPCVEVSPPVRHPWVDTNSVVVNCPSINGFSVHSSLLSAVQSVMEEFTKNPPVLVGSTAYQSTSRGYPSLYPTNNIFSNLYPPMTTYSGLSSTTSDTVNSQSDHTTSLSCTDTDHPLLQDFSQLNIAETFPDLKNKSNHDLLELMNEEDLVLDLIHGLPEVTQVVERRDEMARRCTQLAKENLAMKPVIEDLKSQLQEKYLELTRVQSEFESHQEEQVRLLEQFDPSVIHNNLKVAILEAEEESDSVYHDFVERRIDIETFTAMFVEKRTLYHSRRAKEDKMSHLLHKGF
- the LOC127878165 gene encoding vacuolar protein sorting-associated protein 37A-like isoform X1, yielding MPWFGQGGKKGKSGNTELQLQRSKQIEALRRGNLGVVETLRDAEYRITIQIGTNNVTLIIKLPPQFPQDRPCVEVSPPVRHPWVDTNSVVVNCPSINGFSVHSSLLSAVQSVMEEFTKNPPVLVGSTAYQSTSRGYPSLYPTNNIFSNLYPPMTTYSGLSSTTSDTVNSQSDHTTSLSCTDTDHPLLQDFSQLNIAETFPDLKNKSKFRSTNRNHDLLELMNEEDLVLDLIHGLPEVTQVVERRDEMARRCTQLAKENLAMKPVIEDLKSQLQEKYLELTRVQSEFESHQEEQVRLLEQFDPSVIHNNLKVAILEAEEESDSVYHDFVERRIDIETFTAMFVEKRTLYHSRRAKEDKMSHLLHKGF
- the LOC127878165 gene encoding vacuolar protein sorting-associated protein 37A-like isoform X3, which codes for MPWFGQGGKKGKSGNTELQLQRSKQIEALRRGNLGKLPPQFPQDRPCVEVSPPVRHPWVDTNSVVVNCPSINGFSVHSSLLSAVQSVMEEFTKNPPVLVGSTAYQSTSRGYPSLYPTNNIFSNLYPPMTTYSGLSSTTSDTVNSQSDHTTSLSCTDTDHPLLQDFSQLNIAETFPDLKNKSKFRSTNRNHDLLELMNEEDLVLDLIHGLPEVTQVVERRDEMARRCTQLAKENLAMKPVIEDLKSQLQEKYLELTRVQSEFESHQEEQVRLLEQFDPSVIHNNLKVAILEAEEESDSVYHDFVERRIDIETFTAMFVEKRTLYHSRRAKEDKMSHLLHKGF